One Drechmeria coniospora strain ARSEF 6962 chromosome 01, whole genome shotgun sequence genomic region harbors:
- a CDS encoding MAGE protein produces MPPSQRRRRPAEDEESEEDAPPRQRQNRGHSDDEPDYDSGDGVDVDGDRNHNADNQLAKKLVRYALSCEYSRTAIRRDGIKERVLLNQGRSFKRIFALAQTQLRAVWGMELRELPVREKMSLQEKRQAMNSHSQVKTGSGSYILTSTLPAAYRTAAIIKPSRTPSAEEEASYAAFYTLVVSLIWLNAGELSEQKLKRYLMRLNADQNFTNEKTEVTLKKMERQGYVVKKVERPPIGHDGDHTITWHVGPRAKEEVGLDGVMGMVREVYDEWSPDMEKKLRASFGMKARQGATGGGGENGTGEYGSPAGGGEGNGED; encoded by the exons ATGCCCCCGTCCCAGAGAAGGAGACGTCCG gccgaagacgaggaaTCGGAGGAAGATGCCCCGCCTCGACAACGCCAGAATCGTGGTCACTCGGATGATGAGCCCGATTACGATTCCGGGGATGGCGTGGATGTTGACGGTGACCGAAATCACAACGCCGACAATCAGTTGGCCAAGAAGTTGGTTCGATACGCCCTTTCTTGCGAATATTCTCGGACGGCGATACGGAGGGATGGAATCAAAGAGAGGG TTCTCCTGAACCAAGGCCGTTCCTTCAAACGGATATTTGCTCTGGCACAAACACAGCTTCGAGCCGTCTGGGGCATGGAGCTTCGAGAGTTGCCGGTCCGAGAGAAGATGTCACTGCAAGAAAAAAGACAAG CGATGAACTCGCACTCGCAGGTTAAAACTGGCTCCGGATCGTACATCCTAACGTCGACACTACCAGCGGCGTACCGCACCGCTGCCATTATCAAGCCATCAAGAACGCCGAGCGCAGAAGAGGAAGCCTCATATGCTGCCTTCTACACTCTTGTTGTTTCCTTGATATGGCTGAACGCTGGCGAACTGAGCGAACAGAAGCTCAAGCGATACCTCATGCGCCTGAATGCGGACCAAAACTTTACCAACGAAAAAACAGAAGTAACGCTGAAGAAGATGGAGAGGCAAGGTTACGTGGTGAAGAAAGTTGAACGGCCTCCAATCGGGCATGACGGAGACCACACCATCACTTGGCACGTAGGACCGCGGGCGAAGGAAGAAgtcgggctcgacggcgtcatggGAATGGTGAGGGAAGTATACGACGAATGGAGCCCGGATATGGAGAAGAAGCTACGTGCCAGCTTTGGAAtgaaggcaaggcaaggagCAACCGGCGGAGGGGGCGAGAACGGAACGGGGGAATATGGAAGCCCAGCCGGTGGTGGCGAAGGCAATGGCGAAGACTAG
- a CDS encoding RNA binding protein, which translates to MNVEQIAPPPPHHTTSAAPVASAKELHSNHRRIQLPTTAGADKGDMAATGFLPPPHAFPPTAAAAASTASPAHSTYHPLHMSTAHMFEREPARPFAAPFSSSPSPMVRVLIRRLPLNTSEESLRLMAVWSKDLADVELLPVEKSEDEGFRSALLKFRNMAGAVEAKNMLDGRSNISNDAEMAVEILATSPALSRRHGKEPPSSSATSSAASSTPASRQHSRFNAIFPPVDALSPTSNGAFLAQHEFTNAVEPPPAVNYHSIFSPQSPIGNHLSDQRHRISGKTLINNNDYGDDDETTDLLKDPVAYAENGLASQRRATAPQLPISRMAGLSLAAAAAGNPPGPSSLPQYMSPISPLGGGGSYAAAGHGFQQRSNFPPVNPADQNPPCNTLYVGNLPIDTSEEELKAMFSKQRGYKRLCFRTKQNGPMCFVEFEDISFATKALHELYGQPLHNSVKGGIRLSFSKNPLGVRSGHGPGSAPSGIAGGINGLAGGVNGFSTVHGPPPGLAAPPGLPGGRNYSLSATMNTGGGHQSGAGLLGAPNQPWNTPSYAGPSGTLQANSSYLPRHTMG; encoded by the coding sequence ATGAACGTTGAGCAGatcgcaccgccgccgccgcatcacACAACATCCGCAGCTCCCGTCGCGTCCGCGAAGGAGTTGCATTCCAACCACCGACGAATCCAACTCCCGACCACGGCTGGTGCCGACAAGGGAGACATGGCCGCCACCGGATTCTTACCGCCGCCACACGCCTTTCCCccaaccgccgccgccgccgcctcgacggcctcgccggcccatTCGACCTATCATCCCCTCCacatgtcgacggcgcacATGTTTGAGCGCGAGCCCGCCAGGCCCTTCGCCGCGCCCTTCTCGAGCTCACCGTCGCCCATGGTCCGCGTCCTCATCCGCCGCTTGCCCCTGAACACCTCGGAGGAGTCCCTGCGTCTCATGGCCGTCTGGTCCAAGgaccttgccgacgtcgagctgctgccgGTCGAGAagtccgaggacgaggggtTCCGGTCCGCCCTCCTCAAGTTCCGGAACATGGCCGGTGCTGTTGAGGCCAAGAAcatgctcgacggccgctccAACATCTCCAACGACGCCGAGATGGCCGTGGAGATCCTCGCCACCAGCCCCGCCCTGTCTCGGCGTCATGGCAAGgagccaccgtcgtcgagcgcgacctcctcggcggcctcctccACGCCCGCCTCGCGCCAGCACTCGCGCTTCAATGCCATCTTCCcccccgtcgacgcccttTCGCCCACCTCCAACGGCGCCTTCCTCGCCCAGCACGAGTTCaccaacgccgtcgagccgccgccggccgtcaACTACCACAGCATCTTCTCGCCGCAATCCCCCATAGGCAATCACCTCTCCGACCAGCGGCACCGCATATCGGGCAAGACGCTCATCAACAACAACGActacggcgacgacgacgagacgaccGATCTGCTCAAGGATCCTGTCGCCTACGCCGAAAACGGGCTGGCCTCGCAGCGGCGCGCCACGGCACCGCAGCTGCCCATCAGTCGCATGGCCGGCctgtcgctcgccgccgccgccgccggcaaccCCCCGGGGCCCTCGTCCCTGCCGCAATACATGAGCCCCATCTCGCCCCTGGGCGGGGGCGGGAgctacgccgccgccggccacggcTTCCAGCAGCGATCCAACTTCCCTCCCGTGAACCCGGCCGACCAGAACCCGCCGTGCAACACGCTCTACGTCGGGAACCTGCCCATCGACACctccgaggaggagctcaaggccatGTTCTCGAAGCAGCGGGGCTACAAGAGGCTGTGCTTCCGGACGAAGCAAAACGGCCCCATGTGCTTCGTCGAATTCGAGGACATATCCTTCGCCACCAAGGCCCTCCACGAGCTCTACGGTCAGCCGTTGCACAACAGCGTCAAGGGCGGCATCCGCTTGAGCTTCTCCAAGAACCCGTTGGGCGTTCGTTCCGGTCACGGACCCGGCTCGGCCCCGTCtggcatcgccggcggcatcaacGGTTTGGCCGGAGGCGTCAACGGCTTCTCCACGGTCCACGGGCCCCCTCCCGGCCTTGCCGCCCCTCCCGGCTTGCCGGGGGGGCGCAACTAcagcttgtcggcgacgatgaacaCCGGCGGAGGCCACCAGAGCGGTGCCGGTCTTCTCGGTGCGCCAAACCAGCCGTGGAACACGCCCAGCTACGCGGGGCCGAGCGGGACGCTTCAGGCGAACTCATCATACCTTCCTCGGCACACGATGGGTtag